The genomic stretch AGACTGGCGTCCTCAGCCCTGCCTTCCAGGGGTGCTGACATGAGCTTCAAGTTTAAGTAGGGAAGAACTGGGATGGGGCAAGAAGACTGCACAGCAAAGTCACTAGTCCCACTTGGCGGGAGGCAGTGCCATCAAGGGGTGACCTGCCTGCAAGGCTCCGTGTTCCTGGCAGGTTTAGggcaatgactggagacttctaGGGTGTTACCCTAACTACAGCCATGTTCCTTTTGCCCAGACCCCGCTCtatgaatactgttcttattccCAAGAAAGAGAAAGTAGCCCGAGATAGAATCTACTGGCCTGGAGGTGTGCTAGTCTTTCCCTGTTCTCTTACTGAGAGATAGGGGACAACCTACAGGCTCCTGAAATGGGGACACACTggtttccctgttctctccttgagGAGATAAAGGGACATGTCAGTTTCCCTGTTTCCCTTCTGAGAGAGGAAAACTGCCtgtctctgttcccaagaaacaaaCTTGCCTTCCACAAGATCAGGAGATGCTTACAACGTTGGTCAAGACTAACTGCACCCCTAATGCACGGCCATGATTCTAGCCTATTAAAGGTAACATTCAAGGGGAAGTTGCtgctctgtccctctctctgcgCAGAGCAGGCTCCTGACAATAAACCCGATCTTTATCCcaggtgtatgtgtgtgattaGTCCTGCCACTTTTCTTTCCTAGGGGATCTGACACAGGACATTGTAAAAGCTGGCAGCTGACAATCTGTTAATTATAATGTTCctgaaaatcttgaaaatacctTAGTTGCTCCTATCTTGGTGCCTTCAGCCTTGGAGGGAACAAGAGAGGTTAGGTAAATCTAGAAACAATCCACCTGTACTGCCAGTTTTTAAATAGACACTCCTTAAGCAATTAACTTATCTATGTGCAAAGCTTAGCAGGAATTTGACCCAAAGTTTAAGGGGAAAAGGAAATATACAATATGAAAGCAGAGATGCCAAACTTTTATCCTGTTAGTTACCCATCAGGCACCTGTAGGCCCATGTGAAGAGTCAGTGCTTTTAGCAAAAGTGGACTCTAAGTCCCTGTTAAAGATTTTACAAAagataacattaaaaattttctcaaagCTTCAATAGTACTAAAAAACCCAAGAAATATGAATTATCAGactaaaataaaaacctcaaaaaatCTTGGAGACAGAAGGTAAATGGGAACGTATtgacttgaaaaaagaaaaaggagagtcCAATCACGGGACAAGTTCATTGTTCTCACTAAACCCCAGAGGAAGCTCAGACCCAGCGTTGGCAAACATCACATGTAGAAAGTGGGCCTGGGGGGGCTTCAGGGTAGACAAACGAGGGGCTGTGTTGAGGCAGTCTCTCCCTCTACCGCCTCATTTGTTCCTGCAACAGATACTTATGGAGCGCCTTCTGTGTGGCAGGCACTGCGGCAGGCAGCACGGGGTCACTCCAGGTCGGCTGGTTTGGGACTTCCCCAGCACAGGTGCCTCAGGGCAGTCTGCTGTGTCCCTCTGAATCCTTTTCACAATAAGACTTTATTTACAAATTAGTTATgaaatcaaaattcatttttttttttttagttaaaaaaggGAAGATGCTTCAGGAGCACATGAACTCTTGGAGGTGTGAAGAGCAGCGGAAAGCCTGGGCGCTGACCTGCAGATCCTGGAGGCACTCAGGAAATATCACAGAAACAGCCACAGGACACACCTAAGTCCTACTGTCAGACCCTCTTTCGAGTTTTGCCTAACTGTATTGTTCTGGATCAAACCAGATGTGCCTTGACCAGACACACTCTATTTTACCCGAGACTCCATTTCACGTAAGAAATGTTTCTCCCATGAGAAAACGCCGCCTCTGCCACCTTCTGCTAAGCATGTCCTGTTTGACAACGCATGACAGCCGAAAAATGTTTCCTCTACttttatacaatatattattaagAAACACATTTGTAAGATGTTCTCCATTTAGTTACCATTTTTCTTGCACAGTATACTGTACCCTGACCAGGGTTATTCTGACCCATTCCCTACGTTGTTGTGGTTTTGACTTACTGGTAGTTGGTGGTTTGCAGGCTCTAAGAGTGCACCCTACCTTCTTCAAGGGGCTGAAGGTTGCAGAGATGACTTGCTTGCTGCCCTTCCAACCCACAGGTGAATAAAGTCCCACGTCCTGCTTCAAGACTGACCTGGTGATTTATTTCAAATGTGCCACAACAGTATTAAGAATAAGATCTCTTATCTAGCTCACTCAAAGAACATCTATTGAGGgcgggggctgtagctcagtgggaaagcgcttgccttgcatgtatgaggcactgggttcaatcctcagcaccacatacaaataaataaagatactgtgtatctatctacaactaaaaatatattttttaaaaaagaacatttactGAGTTCTGtagcatgaatttttaaaagatatttgacAACTTAACCGTCTCTACTTTTTAGTCTAGTGGTGCTGGGCAGACCCTCCACCATGATGCCGTCTGAGCAATTGTACGATTACGCACATACAACTTCCTATGGACTAGGCATGGTGCTGAATGCTTGTGATCCCAgggatttaggaggctgaggcaggaggatgacaagttggaggctagctggggcaagttagcaagaccctgtctcaaaatctctaaattgcttagtgaTGATGCACCCTGCTgcaggattcaatcccaggaCCACCACCCCCAACACTACAGAAACAAAACTGCCTACAGGTCATAGGAACCTTGGGAGACCACACTGGCTCCTTCAGAACACTTCAGTCAGTTTTGGCTGCAAAAGAAAACATcatttccaggggctggggatgtggctcaagcggtagtgtgctcacctggcatgcacggggcgctgggttcgatcctcagcaccacataaaaataaaataatgatcttGTGTtcatcaagaactaaaaaaatgaatattaaaaaaaagaaaacatcttttcCAGCACCCTAACTCTCAAAGACACTGGTCCAGATGGCCACAAAGGTAGAGCTTCTTCTCCTCACTCTGTCTGCTGCATGATGCTAGAAGATCTAGCACCCAGTCCTCCCACAACCTCTGACTTCCAAAGTCCATGGCAGCCTGAGACCAGGACCCTGCCTTCAGCAGTTATTTATGGGTGACCAGGACTTGTGGGCCCCTTACCTTAAGCCTCAGCACCAGGCTCAAGGCTCCCTCTTGTCCTCAGCTGGGCCCTTCATCCTCCATGGCAATGACCCCACAGACTCCTAATTCAAGCTCTTGTTCTCTCCATTTCCAACATTACAGGGCTGTCCTGTTATTCTATTACTGGTCCATCTCCAAGCTCCCAAACCCTCAGTCTTTTGCCCCTGTCAATTTACCTGATCCAGCACCCTGACAATTGTGTGCTGtgaattagagttccaattacTTTATTTCCTCTTCAGCCCATCTCAGAAACCTTCCAGGACTCGCCACTGGCCATGAAGTAGGGGCATGCTCATCCGCTGGCTTCCAGGCTGCACCCAGTGAGGGCCTGGCCACCTCTCCAGGCCCTTCTCTCCAGGTAGGCTGCAGCATGCAGTGTCCCACTCACATTCCAGGCTTTCCACCTCCTGGCCTGTGTACCTTCTGTTCCCCTCATCTGGGAGGGGCCCCCTCACATTCCCTGACAACCTCCTGTCAATCTTCCTCCTACACTTAAGCCTCTCCTGATTCCAGTGATCAGACCTCCTCCCCCCTGCTTTGAACCCCTTAGAACTTTGCACGTCTTCCGGCCCTGTCTTCCTCGAGAGTTATCACACCAGTGCAAGGGAGGCCCTTCTCGTTCACCTTCCGAATTAATACCTTCATGGTTGGTTCACAAATCTCAAGGTCATGCACTCTGATCTGAGTTCAGCTAGTTTTGCTGTTGGCTGCTTTAGGGCAGCTGGGAACAATCCTAACAATGGTCACAAAGGAAGTGCATCAGCACAACACCAAAAAACAGCATAAGTCAATGCACTGATTTGTACATGCGTGGAATTTTTGTAATTAAACAAATGTATCAAAAATATAGCTGCCCTGACGCAGGCGAGGGCCCGCCCGGCTCCCGCAGGCTCCGCTCAGCTCCCGGTCCTCGCGGCGCGCATGCGGGGGCCACCCGGCGTTCCTGCTCTTTGCCTGGTTTGCGAGGATTAAGCGTTAAGTACCACGTGgtatcgaacccggtgcctcatcCGTGCTAGAATTAGCCACCTGGAActatgagtgaatggatgaagaaaagcCCCTTAGAATGGCAAGACTACGTTTACAAAGAAGTCAGAGTGATAGCCAGTGAGAAGAAGGAGTATAAAGGATGGCTTTTAACTACAGATCCAGTCTCTGCCAAGACACCTtacccactgagttacatccctagccccctgcccccccccttatttggagacagtctcagtaagttgccaaggctaaccttaaacttgtgatcctcctgcctcaggcttccactccactgggattacaggtgtgcaccactgtgcttggcgtaactttttaaaagaaattggtattggagatcaaacccagggcctcatgcgtgctgAATgtgcactttgccactgagctataccccgcAAGCCAATGAACTCTTAGGAAATACATTAATTGTATCCCACAGTGATTAACCAATATGTCAGGGAAGATGTTTAGGATCCTCAGGGAATGCTTGTCAATCAAGTGAAAGCATCTGGTGGtgagaagattaatattaaatagGGAAGGTTGTTCCCTCCATTCTAGTGACCTATTTGGGTTGAGGATGCCTCTCATTGCATTGCTTCTTTTGTAGTTTCATGGgcctttagatttttcttttgcaaatctGCTCTGcactgatttttctttcaaagtattGTCCTCGTGAATTTCCTTGAAGATGGCAGCTTGTCTGTGACTGGAATTATGGGACATTCTGTGCAAACTGTTGAAATTGTGAATGAAGGGGACCATGGAGTAAGAGAGAAACTGATGCATTTGTTCATGTCTGGAGACTGCAAAGCTTACAGCCCTGAAGAtctggaagagagaaagaatagcCTAAAGAAGTGGCTTGA from Ictidomys tridecemlineatus isolate mIctTri1 chromosome 14, mIctTri1.hap1, whole genome shotgun sequence encodes the following:
- the LOC101973672 gene encoding gem-associated protein 6; this translates as MSEWMKKSPLEWQDYVYKEVRVIASEKKEYKGWLLTTDPVSANIVLVNFLEDGSLSVTGIMGHSVQTVEIVNEGDHGVREKLMHLFMSGDCKAYSPEDLEERKNSLKKWLEKNHIPITEQGDSRRTLCVAGVLTIDPPYGPENRSSSNEIILSGVQDLIQGHLVASQ